From Macaca fascicularis isolate 582-1 chromosome 14, T2T-MFA8v1.1, a single genomic window includes:
- the TRPT1 gene encoding tRNA 2'-phosphotransferase 1 isoform X7: protein MRGDPFPGPRSSSLQPALPGLQFTQAPPLPRSGSARPLPPRLFIGGPAARPAGVKERGGLYPQPGRFRPISLHVGPASQTTLRGAPVIWSVGLGLPALVVDGVTLDGFVPLGALLQLPQFHGFSAEDVQRVVDTNRKQRFALQQGDPSTGLLIRANQGHSLQVPELELMPLETPQALPPMLVHGTFWKHWPSILLKGLSCGGRTHIHLAPGLPGDPSVISGMRPHCEIAVFIDGPLALAADGISFFRSANGVILTPGNTDGFLLPKYFKEALQLRPTRKPLSLAGDEETECRSGPKHCSRERRRIQQ from the exons ATGCGCGGGGACCCCTTTCCAGGGCCCAgaagctccagcctccagccggCGCTCCCCGGCCTCCAGTTCACGCAGGCTCCGCCCCTTCCCCGAAGCGGAAGTGCCCGCCCCCTTCCCCCGCGGCTTTTCATTGGCGGGCCCGCCGCCCGCCCCGCAGGTGTCAAGGAGCGTGGAGGTTTGTACCCGCAGCCCGGACGCTTCCGCCCCATCAGTCTGCACGTCGGCCCTGCCTCCCAGACCACCTTGCGGGGGGCACCAGTGATCTGGAGTGTGGGACTCGGCCTCCCTGCGCTCGTGGTTGacggtgtgaccttgg ATGGCTTCGTGCCCCTGGGCGCCCTCCTGCAGTTGCCCCAGTTCCACGGCTTCTCTGCTGAAGATGTGCAGCGTGTGGTGGACACCAATAGGAAGCAGCGGTTCGCCCTGCAGCAGGGGGATCCCAGCACTGGCCTTCTCATCCGAGCCAACCAGGGCCATTCCCTGCAG GTACCTGAGTTGGAGTTGATGCCCCTGGAGACGCCACAGGCCCTGCCCCCGATGCTAGTCCATGGTACATTCTGGAAGCACTGGCCATCCATCCTACTCAAGGGCCTGTCCTGCGGGGGAAGGACACACATCCACCTGGCCCCAGGACTTCCTGGAGACCCCAGTGTCATCAGTG GCATGCGGCCCCATTGTGAAATAGCTGTGTTCATTGATGGACCCCTGGCTCTGGCAG CAGATGGAATATCCTTCTTCCGCTCTGCCAATGGGGTGATTCTGACTCCAGGGAATACTGATGGCTTCCTGCTTCCCAAGTACTTCAAGGAGGCCCTGCAGCTACGCCCTACCC GAAAGCCCCTTTCCTTGGCTGGTGATGAAGAGACAGAGTGTCGGAGTGGCCCCAAGCACTGCtccagagaaaggagaaggatccaacaataa
- the TRPT1 gene encoding tRNA 2'-phosphotransferase 1 isoform X5, with protein sequence MRGDPFPGPRSSSLQPALPGLQFTQAPPLPRSGSARPLPPRLFIGGPAARPAGVKERGGLYPQPGRFRPISLHVGPASQTTLRGAPVIWSVGLGLPALVVDGVTLDGFVPLGALLQLPQFHGFSAEDVQRVVDTNRKQRFALQQGDPSTGLLIRANQGHSLQVGVPELELMPLETPQALPPMLVHGTFWKHWPSILLKGLSCGGRTHIHLAPGLPGDPSVISGMRPHCEIAVFIDGPLALAADGISFFRSANGVILTPGNTDGFLLPKYFKEALQLRPTRKPLSLAGDEETECRSGPKHCSRERRRIQQ encoded by the exons ATGCGCGGGGACCCCTTTCCAGGGCCCAgaagctccagcctccagccggCGCTCCCCGGCCTCCAGTTCACGCAGGCTCCGCCCCTTCCCCGAAGCGGAAGTGCCCGCCCCCTTCCCCCGCGGCTTTTCATTGGCGGGCCCGCCGCCCGCCCCGCAGGTGTCAAGGAGCGTGGAGGTTTGTACCCGCAGCCCGGACGCTTCCGCCCCATCAGTCTGCACGTCGGCCCTGCCTCCCAGACCACCTTGCGGGGGGCACCAGTGATCTGGAGTGTGGGACTCGGCCTCCCTGCGCTCGTGGTTGacggtgtgaccttgg ATGGCTTCGTGCCCCTGGGCGCCCTCCTGCAGTTGCCCCAGTTCCACGGCTTCTCTGCTGAAGATGTGCAGCGTGTGGTGGACACCAATAGGAAGCAGCGGTTCGCCCTGCAGCAGGGGGATCCCAGCACTGGCCTTCTCATCCGAGCCAACCAGGGCCATTCCCTGCAGGTCGGG GTACCTGAGTTGGAGTTGATGCCCCTGGAGACGCCACAGGCCCTGCCCCCGATGCTAGTCCATGGTACATTCTGGAAGCACTGGCCATCCATCCTACTCAAGGGCCTGTCCTGCGGGGGAAGGACACACATCCACCTGGCCCCAGGACTTCCTGGAGACCCCAGTGTCATCAGTG GCATGCGGCCCCATTGTGAAATAGCTGTGTTCATTGATGGACCCCTGGCTCTGGCAG CAGATGGAATATCCTTCTTCCGCTCTGCCAATGGGGTGATTCTGACTCCAGGGAATACTGATGGCTTCCTGCTTCCCAAGTACTTCAAGGAGGCCCTGCAGCTACGCCCTACCC GAAAGCCCCTTTCCTTGGCTGGTGATGAAGAGACAGAGTGTCGGAGTGGCCCCAAGCACTGCtccagagaaaggagaaggatccaacaataa
- the TRPT1 gene encoding tRNA 2'-phosphotransferase 1 isoform X10: MEVLAMNSSGGGRQEAAGSRGRRAPRPREQDRDVQLSKALSYALRHGALKLGLPMGADGFVPLGALLQLPQFHGFSAEDVQRVVDTNRKQRFALQQGDPSTGLLIRANQGHSLQVGVPELELMPLETPQALPPMLVHGTFWKHWPSILLKGLSCGGRTHIHLAPGLPGDPSVISGAQSPASAVSAGMRPHCEIAVFIDGPLALAADGISFFRSANGVILTPGNTDGFLLPKYFKEALQLRPTRKPLSLAGDEETECRSGPKHCSRERRRIQQ; encoded by the exons ATGGAG GTCTTGGCCATGAACTCCTctggaggaggaaggcaggaagcagCAGGGTCCAGGGGTAGAAGGGCCCCCAGACCCCGGGAACAG GACCGAGACGTGCAGCTGTCCAAGGCTCTGTCCTATGCCCTGCGCCATGGGGCCTTAAAGCTGGGGCTTCCCATGGGAGCTG ATGGCTTCGTGCCCCTGGGCGCCCTCCTGCAGTTGCCCCAGTTCCACGGCTTCTCTGCTGAAGATGTGCAGCGTGTGGTGGACACCAATAGGAAGCAGCGGTTCGCCCTGCAGCAGGGGGATCCCAGCACTGGCCTTCTCATCCGAGCCAACCAGGGCCATTCCCTGCAGGTCGGG GTACCTGAGTTGGAGTTGATGCCCCTGGAGACGCCACAGGCCCTGCCCCCGATGCTAGTCCATGGTACATTCTGGAAGCACTGGCCATCCATCCTACTCAAGGGCCTGTCCTGCGGGGGAAGGACACACATCCACCTGGCCCCAGGACTTCCTGGAGACCCCAGTGTCATCAGTG GTGCCCAGTCCCCAGCTTCAGCTGTCTCTGCAGGCATGCGGCCCCATTGTGAAATAGCTGTGTTCATTGATGGACCCCTGGCTCTGGCAG CAGATGGAATATCCTTCTTCCGCTCTGCCAATGGGGTGATTCTGACTCCAGGGAATACTGATGGCTTCCTGCTTCCCAAGTACTTCAAGGAGGCCCTGCAGCTACGCCCTACCC GAAAGCCCCTTTCCTTGGCTGGTGATGAAGAGACAGAGTGTCGGAGTGGCCCCAAGCACTGCtccagagaaaggagaaggatccaacaataa
- the TRPT1 gene encoding tRNA 2'-phosphotransferase 1 isoform X11, producing MEVLAMNSSGGGRQEAAGSRGRRAPRPREQDRDVQLSKALSYALRHGALKLGLPMGADGFVPLGALLQLPQFHGFSAEDVQRVVDTNRKQRFALQQGDPSTGLLIRANQGHSLQVGVPELELMPLETPQALPPMLVHGTFWKHWPSILLKGLSCGGRTHIHLAPGLPGDPSVISGAQSPASAVSAGMRPHCEIAVFIDGPLALADGISFFRSANGVILTPGNTDGFLLPKYFKEALQLRPTRKPLSLAGDEETECRSGPKHCSRERRRIQQ from the exons ATGGAG GTCTTGGCCATGAACTCCTctggaggaggaaggcaggaagcagCAGGGTCCAGGGGTAGAAGGGCCCCCAGACCCCGGGAACAG GACCGAGACGTGCAGCTGTCCAAGGCTCTGTCCTATGCCCTGCGCCATGGGGCCTTAAAGCTGGGGCTTCCCATGGGAGCTG ATGGCTTCGTGCCCCTGGGCGCCCTCCTGCAGTTGCCCCAGTTCCACGGCTTCTCTGCTGAAGATGTGCAGCGTGTGGTGGACACCAATAGGAAGCAGCGGTTCGCCCTGCAGCAGGGGGATCCCAGCACTGGCCTTCTCATCCGAGCCAACCAGGGCCATTCCCTGCAGGTCGGG GTACCTGAGTTGGAGTTGATGCCCCTGGAGACGCCACAGGCCCTGCCCCCGATGCTAGTCCATGGTACATTCTGGAAGCACTGGCCATCCATCCTACTCAAGGGCCTGTCCTGCGGGGGAAGGACACACATCCACCTGGCCCCAGGACTTCCTGGAGACCCCAGTGTCATCAGTG GTGCCCAGTCCCCAGCTTCAGCTGTCTCTGCAGGCATGCGGCCCCATTGTGAAATAGCTGTGTTCATTGATGGACCCCTGGCTCTGGCAG ATGGAATATCCTTCTTCCGCTCTGCCAATGGGGTGATTCTGACTCCAGGGAATACTGATGGCTTCCTGCTTCCCAAGTACTTCAAGGAGGCCCTGCAGCTACGCCCTACCC GAAAGCCCCTTTCCTTGGCTGGTGATGAAGAGACAGAGTGTCGGAGTGGCCCCAAGCACTGCtccagagaaaggagaaggatccaacaataa
- the TRPT1 gene encoding tRNA 2'-phosphotransferase 1 isoform X4 — protein MRGDPFPGPRSSSLQPALPGLQFTQAPPLPRSGSARPLPPRLFIGGPAARPAGVKERGGLYPQPGRFRPISLHVGPASQTTLRGAPVIWSVGLGLPALVVDGVTLDGFVPLGALLQLPQFHGFSAEDVQRVVDTNRKQRFALQQGDPSTGLLIRANQGHSLQVPELELMPLETPQALPPMLVHGTFWKHWPSILLKGLSCGGRTHIHLAPGLPGDPSVISGAQSPASAVSAGMRPHCEIAVFIDGPLALADGISFFRSANGVILTPGNTDGFLLPKYFKEALQLRPTRKPLSLAGDEETECRSGPKHCSRERRRIQQ, from the exons ATGCGCGGGGACCCCTTTCCAGGGCCCAgaagctccagcctccagccggCGCTCCCCGGCCTCCAGTTCACGCAGGCTCCGCCCCTTCCCCGAAGCGGAAGTGCCCGCCCCCTTCCCCCGCGGCTTTTCATTGGCGGGCCCGCCGCCCGCCCCGCAGGTGTCAAGGAGCGTGGAGGTTTGTACCCGCAGCCCGGACGCTTCCGCCCCATCAGTCTGCACGTCGGCCCTGCCTCCCAGACCACCTTGCGGGGGGCACCAGTGATCTGGAGTGTGGGACTCGGCCTCCCTGCGCTCGTGGTTGacggtgtgaccttgg ATGGCTTCGTGCCCCTGGGCGCCCTCCTGCAGTTGCCCCAGTTCCACGGCTTCTCTGCTGAAGATGTGCAGCGTGTGGTGGACACCAATAGGAAGCAGCGGTTCGCCCTGCAGCAGGGGGATCCCAGCACTGGCCTTCTCATCCGAGCCAACCAGGGCCATTCCCTGCAG GTACCTGAGTTGGAGTTGATGCCCCTGGAGACGCCACAGGCCCTGCCCCCGATGCTAGTCCATGGTACATTCTGGAAGCACTGGCCATCCATCCTACTCAAGGGCCTGTCCTGCGGGGGAAGGACACACATCCACCTGGCCCCAGGACTTCCTGGAGACCCCAGTGTCATCAGTG GTGCCCAGTCCCCAGCTTCAGCTGTCTCTGCAGGCATGCGGCCCCATTGTGAAATAGCTGTGTTCATTGATGGACCCCTGGCTCTGGCAG ATGGAATATCCTTCTTCCGCTCTGCCAATGGGGTGATTCTGACTCCAGGGAATACTGATGGCTTCCTGCTTCCCAAGTACTTCAAGGAGGCCCTGCAGCTACGCCCTACCC GAAAGCCCCTTTCCTTGGCTGGTGATGAAGAGACAGAGTGTCGGAGTGGCCCCAAGCACTGCtccagagaaaggagaaggatccaacaataa
- the TRPT1 gene encoding tRNA 2'-phosphotransferase 1 isoform X8: MRGDPFPGPRSSSLQPALPGLQFTQAPPLPRSGSARPLPPRLFIGGPAARPAGVKERGGLYPQPGRFRPISLHVGPASQTTLRGAPVIWSVGLGLPALVVDGVTLDGFVPLGALLQLPQFHGFSAEDVQRVVDTNRKQRFALQQGDPSTGLLIRANQGHSLQVPELELMPLETPQALPPMLVHGTFWKHWPSILLKGLSCGGRTHIHLAPGLPGDPSVISGMRPHCEIAVFIDGPLALADGISFFRSANGVILTPGNTDGFLLPKYFKEALQLRPTRKPLSLAGDEETECRSGPKHCSRERRRIQQ; encoded by the exons ATGCGCGGGGACCCCTTTCCAGGGCCCAgaagctccagcctccagccggCGCTCCCCGGCCTCCAGTTCACGCAGGCTCCGCCCCTTCCCCGAAGCGGAAGTGCCCGCCCCCTTCCCCCGCGGCTTTTCATTGGCGGGCCCGCCGCCCGCCCCGCAGGTGTCAAGGAGCGTGGAGGTTTGTACCCGCAGCCCGGACGCTTCCGCCCCATCAGTCTGCACGTCGGCCCTGCCTCCCAGACCACCTTGCGGGGGGCACCAGTGATCTGGAGTGTGGGACTCGGCCTCCCTGCGCTCGTGGTTGacggtgtgaccttgg ATGGCTTCGTGCCCCTGGGCGCCCTCCTGCAGTTGCCCCAGTTCCACGGCTTCTCTGCTGAAGATGTGCAGCGTGTGGTGGACACCAATAGGAAGCAGCGGTTCGCCCTGCAGCAGGGGGATCCCAGCACTGGCCTTCTCATCCGAGCCAACCAGGGCCATTCCCTGCAG GTACCTGAGTTGGAGTTGATGCCCCTGGAGACGCCACAGGCCCTGCCCCCGATGCTAGTCCATGGTACATTCTGGAAGCACTGGCCATCCATCCTACTCAAGGGCCTGTCCTGCGGGGGAAGGACACACATCCACCTGGCCCCAGGACTTCCTGGAGACCCCAGTGTCATCAGTG GCATGCGGCCCCATTGTGAAATAGCTGTGTTCATTGATGGACCCCTGGCTCTGGCAG ATGGAATATCCTTCTTCCGCTCTGCCAATGGGGTGATTCTGACTCCAGGGAATACTGATGGCTTCCTGCTTCCCAAGTACTTCAAGGAGGCCCTGCAGCTACGCCCTACCC GAAAGCCCCTTTCCTTGGCTGGTGATGAAGAGACAGAGTGTCGGAGTGGCCCCAAGCACTGCtccagagaaaggagaaggatccaacaataa
- the TRPT1 gene encoding tRNA 2'-phosphotransferase 1 isoform X9, with protein MRGDPFPGPRSSSLQPALPGLQFTQAPPLPRSGSARPLPPRLFIGGPAARPAGVKERGGLYPQPGRFRPISLHVGPASQTTLRGAPVIWSVGLGLPALVVDGVTLDGFVPLGALLQLPQFHGFSAEDVQRVVDTNRKQRFALQQGDPSTGLLIRANQGHSLQVGVPELELMPLETPQALPPMLVHGTFWKHWPSILLKGLSCGGRTHIHLAPGLPGDPSVISDGISFFRSANGVILTPGNTDGFLLPKYFKEALQLRPTRKPLSLAGDEETECRSGPKHCSRERRRIQQ; from the exons ATGCGCGGGGACCCCTTTCCAGGGCCCAgaagctccagcctccagccggCGCTCCCCGGCCTCCAGTTCACGCAGGCTCCGCCCCTTCCCCGAAGCGGAAGTGCCCGCCCCCTTCCCCCGCGGCTTTTCATTGGCGGGCCCGCCGCCCGCCCCGCAGGTGTCAAGGAGCGTGGAGGTTTGTACCCGCAGCCCGGACGCTTCCGCCCCATCAGTCTGCACGTCGGCCCTGCCTCCCAGACCACCTTGCGGGGGGCACCAGTGATCTGGAGTGTGGGACTCGGCCTCCCTGCGCTCGTGGTTGacggtgtgaccttgg ATGGCTTCGTGCCCCTGGGCGCCCTCCTGCAGTTGCCCCAGTTCCACGGCTTCTCTGCTGAAGATGTGCAGCGTGTGGTGGACACCAATAGGAAGCAGCGGTTCGCCCTGCAGCAGGGGGATCCCAGCACTGGCCTTCTCATCCGAGCCAACCAGGGCCATTCCCTGCAGGTCGGG GTACCTGAGTTGGAGTTGATGCCCCTGGAGACGCCACAGGCCCTGCCCCCGATGCTAGTCCATGGTACATTCTGGAAGCACTGGCCATCCATCCTACTCAAGGGCCTGTCCTGCGGGGGAAGGACACACATCCACCTGGCCCCAGGACTTCCTGGAGACCCCAGTGTCATCAGTG ATGGAATATCCTTCTTCCGCTCTGCCAATGGGGTGATTCTGACTCCAGGGAATACTGATGGCTTCCTGCTTCCCAAGTACTTCAAGGAGGCCCTGCAGCTACGCCCTACCC GAAAGCCCCTTTCCTTGGCTGGTGATGAAGAGACAGAGTGTCGGAGTGGCCCCAAGCACTGCtccagagaaaggagaaggatccaacaataa
- the TRPT1 gene encoding tRNA 2'-phosphotransferase 1 isoform X2, with protein sequence MRGDPFPGPRSSSLQPALPGLQFTQAPPLPRSGSARPLPPRLFIGGPAARPAGVKERGGLYPQPGRFRPISLHVGPASQTTLRGAPVIWSVGLGLPALVVDGVTLDGFVPLGALLQLPQFHGFSAEDVQRVVDTNRKQRFALQQGDPSTGLLIRANQGHSLQVGVPELELMPLETPQALPPMLVHGTFWKHWPSILLKGLSCGGRTHIHLAPGLPGDPSVISGAQSPASAVSAGMRPHCEIAVFIDGPLALADGISFFRSANGVILTPGNTDGFLLPKYFKEALQLRPTRKPLSLAGDEETECRSGPKHCSRERRRIQQ encoded by the exons ATGCGCGGGGACCCCTTTCCAGGGCCCAgaagctccagcctccagccggCGCTCCCCGGCCTCCAGTTCACGCAGGCTCCGCCCCTTCCCCGAAGCGGAAGTGCCCGCCCCCTTCCCCCGCGGCTTTTCATTGGCGGGCCCGCCGCCCGCCCCGCAGGTGTCAAGGAGCGTGGAGGTTTGTACCCGCAGCCCGGACGCTTCCGCCCCATCAGTCTGCACGTCGGCCCTGCCTCCCAGACCACCTTGCGGGGGGCACCAGTGATCTGGAGTGTGGGACTCGGCCTCCCTGCGCTCGTGGTTGacggtgtgaccttgg ATGGCTTCGTGCCCCTGGGCGCCCTCCTGCAGTTGCCCCAGTTCCACGGCTTCTCTGCTGAAGATGTGCAGCGTGTGGTGGACACCAATAGGAAGCAGCGGTTCGCCCTGCAGCAGGGGGATCCCAGCACTGGCCTTCTCATCCGAGCCAACCAGGGCCATTCCCTGCAGGTCGGG GTACCTGAGTTGGAGTTGATGCCCCTGGAGACGCCACAGGCCCTGCCCCCGATGCTAGTCCATGGTACATTCTGGAAGCACTGGCCATCCATCCTACTCAAGGGCCTGTCCTGCGGGGGAAGGACACACATCCACCTGGCCCCAGGACTTCCTGGAGACCCCAGTGTCATCAGTG GTGCCCAGTCCCCAGCTTCAGCTGTCTCTGCAGGCATGCGGCCCCATTGTGAAATAGCTGTGTTCATTGATGGACCCCTGGCTCTGGCAG ATGGAATATCCTTCTTCCGCTCTGCCAATGGGGTGATTCTGACTCCAGGGAATACTGATGGCTTCCTGCTTCCCAAGTACTTCAAGGAGGCCCTGCAGCTACGCCCTACCC GAAAGCCCCTTTCCTTGGCTGGTGATGAAGAGACAGAGTGTCGGAGTGGCCCCAAGCACTGCtccagagaaaggagaaggatccaacaataa
- the TRPT1 gene encoding tRNA 2'-phosphotransferase 1 isoform X6: MRGDPFPGPRSSSLQPALPGLQFTQAPPLPRSGSARPLPPRLFIGGPAARPAGVKERGGLYPQPGRFRPISLHVGPASQTTLRGAPVIWSVGLGLPALVVDGVTLDGFVPLGALLQLPQFHGFSAEDVQRVVDTNRKQRFALQQGDPSTGLLIRANQGHSLQVGVPELELMPLETPQALPPMLVHGTFWKHWPSILLKGLSCGGRTHIHLAPGLPGDPSVISGMRPHCEIAVFIDGPLALADGISFFRSANGVILTPGNTDGFLLPKYFKEALQLRPTRKPLSLAGDEETECRSGPKHCSRERRRIQQ, encoded by the exons ATGCGCGGGGACCCCTTTCCAGGGCCCAgaagctccagcctccagccggCGCTCCCCGGCCTCCAGTTCACGCAGGCTCCGCCCCTTCCCCGAAGCGGAAGTGCCCGCCCCCTTCCCCCGCGGCTTTTCATTGGCGGGCCCGCCGCCCGCCCCGCAGGTGTCAAGGAGCGTGGAGGTTTGTACCCGCAGCCCGGACGCTTCCGCCCCATCAGTCTGCACGTCGGCCCTGCCTCCCAGACCACCTTGCGGGGGGCACCAGTGATCTGGAGTGTGGGACTCGGCCTCCCTGCGCTCGTGGTTGacggtgtgaccttgg ATGGCTTCGTGCCCCTGGGCGCCCTCCTGCAGTTGCCCCAGTTCCACGGCTTCTCTGCTGAAGATGTGCAGCGTGTGGTGGACACCAATAGGAAGCAGCGGTTCGCCCTGCAGCAGGGGGATCCCAGCACTGGCCTTCTCATCCGAGCCAACCAGGGCCATTCCCTGCAGGTCGGG GTACCTGAGTTGGAGTTGATGCCCCTGGAGACGCCACAGGCCCTGCCCCCGATGCTAGTCCATGGTACATTCTGGAAGCACTGGCCATCCATCCTACTCAAGGGCCTGTCCTGCGGGGGAAGGACACACATCCACCTGGCCCCAGGACTTCCTGGAGACCCCAGTGTCATCAGTG GCATGCGGCCCCATTGTGAAATAGCTGTGTTCATTGATGGACCCCTGGCTCTGGCAG ATGGAATATCCTTCTTCCGCTCTGCCAATGGGGTGATTCTGACTCCAGGGAATACTGATGGCTTCCTGCTTCCCAAGTACTTCAAGGAGGCCCTGCAGCTACGCCCTACCC GAAAGCCCCTTTCCTTGGCTGGTGATGAAGAGACAGAGTGTCGGAGTGGCCCCAAGCACTGCtccagagaaaggagaaggatccaacaataa
- the TRPT1 gene encoding tRNA 2'-phosphotransferase 1 isoform X3: MRGDPFPGPRSSSLQPALPGLQFTQAPPLPRSGSARPLPPRLFIGGPAARPAGVKERGGLYPQPGRFRPISLHVGPASQTTLRGAPVIWSVGLGLPALVVDGVTLDGFVPLGALLQLPQFHGFSAEDVQRVVDTNRKQRFALQQGDPSTGLLIRANQGHSLQVPELELMPLETPQALPPMLVHGTFWKHWPSILLKGLSCGGRTHIHLAPGLPGDPSVISGAQSPASAVSAGMRPHCEIAVFIDGPLALAADGISFFRSANGVILTPGNTDGFLLPKYFKEALQLRPTRKPLSLAGDEETECRSGPKHCSRERRRIQQ, from the exons ATGCGCGGGGACCCCTTTCCAGGGCCCAgaagctccagcctccagccggCGCTCCCCGGCCTCCAGTTCACGCAGGCTCCGCCCCTTCCCCGAAGCGGAAGTGCCCGCCCCCTTCCCCCGCGGCTTTTCATTGGCGGGCCCGCCGCCCGCCCCGCAGGTGTCAAGGAGCGTGGAGGTTTGTACCCGCAGCCCGGACGCTTCCGCCCCATCAGTCTGCACGTCGGCCCTGCCTCCCAGACCACCTTGCGGGGGGCACCAGTGATCTGGAGTGTGGGACTCGGCCTCCCTGCGCTCGTGGTTGacggtgtgaccttgg ATGGCTTCGTGCCCCTGGGCGCCCTCCTGCAGTTGCCCCAGTTCCACGGCTTCTCTGCTGAAGATGTGCAGCGTGTGGTGGACACCAATAGGAAGCAGCGGTTCGCCCTGCAGCAGGGGGATCCCAGCACTGGCCTTCTCATCCGAGCCAACCAGGGCCATTCCCTGCAG GTACCTGAGTTGGAGTTGATGCCCCTGGAGACGCCACAGGCCCTGCCCCCGATGCTAGTCCATGGTACATTCTGGAAGCACTGGCCATCCATCCTACTCAAGGGCCTGTCCTGCGGGGGAAGGACACACATCCACCTGGCCCCAGGACTTCCTGGAGACCCCAGTGTCATCAGTG GTGCCCAGTCCCCAGCTTCAGCTGTCTCTGCAGGCATGCGGCCCCATTGTGAAATAGCTGTGTTCATTGATGGACCCCTGGCTCTGGCAG CAGATGGAATATCCTTCTTCCGCTCTGCCAATGGGGTGATTCTGACTCCAGGGAATACTGATGGCTTCCTGCTTCCCAAGTACTTCAAGGAGGCCCTGCAGCTACGCCCTACCC GAAAGCCCCTTTCCTTGGCTGGTGATGAAGAGACAGAGTGTCGGAGTGGCCCCAAGCACTGCtccagagaaaggagaaggatccaacaataa
- the TRPT1 gene encoding tRNA 2'-phosphotransferase 1 isoform X1, whose product MRGDPFPGPRSSSLQPALPGLQFTQAPPLPRSGSARPLPPRLFIGGPAARPAGVKERGGLYPQPGRFRPISLHVGPASQTTLRGAPVIWSVGLGLPALVVDGVTLDGFVPLGALLQLPQFHGFSAEDVQRVVDTNRKQRFALQQGDPSTGLLIRANQGHSLQVGVPELELMPLETPQALPPMLVHGTFWKHWPSILLKGLSCGGRTHIHLAPGLPGDPSVISGAQSPASAVSAGMRPHCEIAVFIDGPLALAADGISFFRSANGVILTPGNTDGFLLPKYFKEALQLRPTRKPLSLAGDEETECRSGPKHCSRERRRIQQ is encoded by the exons ATGCGCGGGGACCCCTTTCCAGGGCCCAgaagctccagcctccagccggCGCTCCCCGGCCTCCAGTTCACGCAGGCTCCGCCCCTTCCCCGAAGCGGAAGTGCCCGCCCCCTTCCCCCGCGGCTTTTCATTGGCGGGCCCGCCGCCCGCCCCGCAGGTGTCAAGGAGCGTGGAGGTTTGTACCCGCAGCCCGGACGCTTCCGCCCCATCAGTCTGCACGTCGGCCCTGCCTCCCAGACCACCTTGCGGGGGGCACCAGTGATCTGGAGTGTGGGACTCGGCCTCCCTGCGCTCGTGGTTGacggtgtgaccttgg ATGGCTTCGTGCCCCTGGGCGCCCTCCTGCAGTTGCCCCAGTTCCACGGCTTCTCTGCTGAAGATGTGCAGCGTGTGGTGGACACCAATAGGAAGCAGCGGTTCGCCCTGCAGCAGGGGGATCCCAGCACTGGCCTTCTCATCCGAGCCAACCAGGGCCATTCCCTGCAGGTCGGG GTACCTGAGTTGGAGTTGATGCCCCTGGAGACGCCACAGGCCCTGCCCCCGATGCTAGTCCATGGTACATTCTGGAAGCACTGGCCATCCATCCTACTCAAGGGCCTGTCCTGCGGGGGAAGGACACACATCCACCTGGCCCCAGGACTTCCTGGAGACCCCAGTGTCATCAGTG GTGCCCAGTCCCCAGCTTCAGCTGTCTCTGCAGGCATGCGGCCCCATTGTGAAATAGCTGTGTTCATTGATGGACCCCTGGCTCTGGCAG CAGATGGAATATCCTTCTTCCGCTCTGCCAATGGGGTGATTCTGACTCCAGGGAATACTGATGGCTTCCTGCTTCCCAAGTACTTCAAGGAGGCCCTGCAGCTACGCCCTACCC GAAAGCCCCTTTCCTTGGCTGGTGATGAAGAGACAGAGTGTCGGAGTGGCCCCAAGCACTGCtccagagaaaggagaaggatccaacaataa